Proteins from one Hydrogenophaga sp. SL48 genomic window:
- a CDS encoding FadR/GntR family transcriptional regulator, translating to MDPVKTLGEETAVTVAAPDRPRRARGLVSEIVASLGADIQEGRLMPGHKLPTESELVGRFDVSRTVVREAISRLQASGLVETRHGIGTFVMAPRAVQANFRIAPEDVATAADVIELLELRISLESEAAALAAQRRSPESLSAMAAALAAFNVAIHADSDAVPSDFQFHVEVARATGNRHFADLMTYLGTMIIPRTRLKTAASAPEGRLPYLERVHHEHESILDAIRRHDPEAARAAMRTHLSNSRERLRRAQPEDGEPPSGLPPPAGARGSAAARVAAP from the coding sequence ATGGACCCCGTGAAAACCCTAGGTGAGGAGACCGCTGTCACGGTCGCTGCGCCCGACCGCCCCCGCCGGGCACGCGGCCTGGTGTCCGAAATCGTGGCCTCGCTGGGGGCCGACATCCAGGAAGGCCGGCTGATGCCCGGGCACAAGCTGCCCACCGAGTCCGAGCTGGTGGGGCGCTTCGACGTGAGCCGCACGGTGGTGCGCGAGGCGATCTCGCGCCTGCAGGCCTCGGGCCTGGTCGAGACGCGCCACGGCATCGGCACCTTCGTCATGGCCCCGCGCGCCGTGCAGGCGAACTTCCGCATCGCGCCCGAGGACGTGGCGACCGCCGCCGACGTGATCGAGCTGCTGGAGCTGCGGATCAGCCTGGAGAGCGAGGCGGCCGCGCTGGCGGCGCAACGGCGCTCGCCCGAGAGCCTGTCGGCGATGGCGGCGGCGCTGGCCGCGTTCAACGTCGCGATCCACGCCGACTCCGACGCCGTGCCCTCGGACTTCCAGTTCCACGTGGAGGTCGCGCGCGCCACCGGCAACCGCCACTTCGCCGACCTGATGACCTACCTGGGCACCATGATCATTCCGCGCACGCGGCTCAAGACCGCCGCCAGCGCGCCCGAGGGGCGGCTGCCCTACCTGGAGCGCGTGCACCACGAACACGAGAGCATCCTCGACGCCATCCGGCGCCACGACCCCGAGGCCGCGCGCGCCGCGATGCGCACCCACCTCTCCAACAGCCGCGAGCGCCTGCGCCGAGCGCAACCCGAAGACGGTGAACCCCCAAGCGGGCTCCCGCCGCCGGCGGGAGCCCGGGGCTCCGCCGCTGCGCGGGTCGCTGCCCCCTGA